From one Anopheles bellator chromosome 1, idAnoBellAS_SP24_06.2, whole genome shotgun sequence genomic stretch:
- the LOC131214900 gene encoding caspase Dronc — protein MNHQDRIAINCSVEKLISMTKYCVLRDECLNKGMMSHLMVSRIEEVAQDETSRHKKLFDKITKRGPKAFNTLLDICQRHFPSAYVMLNPASNDNQMHSTHNTKRQRSISFNVLSRPNPLRSQGDVEDGKNNNLANSTLAEENKCTLEVYPDTLPDSFTVTLTTGPVQTHPKVAPYSMKSRNRGVVFIVNVIDFVKNVHPKRNGADIDGRNLISIFQQLGFVVFYYENITRSDLDELLVQLKESEYLSCDCFAFYILSHGDRKNGCDYIFLHDNSILLVEDLLTDFNTVNCARLVGKPKIFFISTCRGMQPDLGSYRLSTNTERDGINIKPLPTNIGTFCDMLVCYATVPGFAAHRDTNTGSWFVESMCKIWAEHAHDTDVETLMKLVGEYASTYRTESSSLQTICTEQRGFFRHLYLNPGYYEHPEVVVEVALSE, from the exons atgAACCATCAAGACCGAATTGCGATCAATTGTTCCGtggagaaattaatttccatgACAAAGTACTGTGTTTTACGTGATGAGTGCTTGAATAAAGGCATGATGTCGCATTTGATGGTTTCTAGAATCGAG GAAGTGGCGCAAGATGAAACATCGAGGCATAAGAAGTTGTTCGACAAAATCACCAAACGGGGCCCGAAAGCCTTCAATACTTTGCTGGACATATGCCAACGGCATTTCCCCAGCGCCTACGTAATGCTGAATCCAGCATCGAACGACAACCAAATGCATTCTACTCACAACACTAAGCGTCAGCGGTCTATCAGTTTCAACGTCCTTTCGAGACCGAATCCGTTGCGTAGCCAGGGGGATGTGGAGGATGGTAAGAATAACAATCTTGCCAATAGCACACTCGCAGAGGAGAATAAGTGCACGTTGGAGGTGTATCCGGACACACTTCCGGATTCCTTCACGGTGACCCTGACCACTGGGCCTGTTCAAACACACCCTAAGGTGGCACCGTATTCTATGAAAAGCCGTAATCGAGGAGTGGTCTTCATCGTGAATGTGATCGACTTCGTCAAAAATGTTCACCCCAAACGCAACGGAGCCGATATCGATGGGCGAAATctgatttccattttccagcagcTTGGTTTCGTGGTGTTTTACTACGAAAATATTACACGATCG GATCTTGACGAATTATTGGTTCAGTTGAAGGAATCCGAATATTTGTCTTGTGATTGCTTCGCTTTCTACATTCTTTCTCATGGCGACCGCAAAAATGGCTGTGATTACATTTTCCTACACGATAATTCGATACTTTTGGTCGAGGATCTTCTGACTGACTTTAACACTGTGAATTGTGCCCGATTGGTCGGCAAACcaaaaattttctttatttccacTTGCCG tgGAATGCAACCGGATCTTGGTTCTTATCGGCTTTCAACCAATACGGAGCGTGATGGTATAAACATAAAGCCTTTGCCAACAAACATCGGAACTTTTTGCGACATGCTTGTCTGCTACGCTACAGTGCCGGGTTTTGCTGCCCATCGTGACACGAATACTGGTTCCTGGTTTGTGGAAAGCATGTGCAAGATCTGGGCCGAACATGCACATGACACCGACGTTGAAACACTGATGAAACTGGTGGGCGAATACGCGTCTACGTATCGCACCGAATCGTCGAGTCTACAAACCATCTGCACTGAACAAAGAGGATTTTTCAGACATCTTTATCTGAACCCAGGCTATTATGAGCATCCGGAGGTTGTTGTAGAAGTAGCATTGAGCGAGTAA